The sequence below is a genomic window from Oncorhynchus nerka isolate Pitt River linkage group LG7, Oner_Uvic_2.0, whole genome shotgun sequence.
AGGGACATATAAAATCATTTTTATTGTCCATGTTGCTTACTTTCTACGTAGTTGCATTTCTAGACACCGTCATCATGAAAGAACGCAGCTACGGTTTTTATCCAGACAGACGCAAGTAATgtttgttctcttctctctcccccggaTCTCAATATATAATTATTGTATGAAAAAAAAAGGGCAACCTAATATCTTTTCCTTTGTCTCTGTTATACTCAACATAAAAATGGTGGTTGGCTGGGTAGGCCAGGCCAGACAGAGGGTCCATCCCAGGCCCCAGGCTGAGGACACCATTCAGGGCTGGGCCCCGGCAGCGGCTGGGACCTGAGTGGCCAGAGCACTGGGGGAGGAGATCACAGGAGAGCCCGCCACATTAGCCAGGGGCTGCGACGAGGACATGGAGGTGATGCCTGGAGAAGAGAAATTAAAAGATGAAAACTGTGCAGTAGCAGACAGAAGATGAAAAACACAGAAGTGCCTGGGGACTTCCTCCATTAGCAAATTATCACACAAGAACCGATTCTGTTTTTGATCAATAACCAAATAACCATCATCCTTTGCAGACATATCATCAGATCCTGTGTTTGTTACCTGTCATCATACTGGAGGAGCTAACTGGGGTAGAACCAGTCGACAGCCCTGATGTCGAGCCCATCCTCGCCTGGTCTTTCACAATGGGGTCTGACAGAGAGACAAACTCAATTACAATCACACAAGCAAACATAGCACATCATTGAATACACAAATGGCGTGCAGAGATGCATTACAGTCCAATATATTCCAGTGTAGACTGGAAAAAGTGACACGGAAACTATGGATAACAGGGAGGTAACAATAAAGCTCACAGAAGTAGGGCTGGTCCATGGTGAGTGGGTGTGAGAGATGGATAATGAGGTGCAGCTCACAGAAGTAGGGCTGGTCCACGGTGAGTGGGTGTAAGAGACGGATAATGAGGTGCAGCTCACAGAAGTAGGGCTGGTCCACGGTGAGTGGGTGTAAGAGACGGATAATGAGGTGCAGCTCACAGAAGTAGGGCTGGTCCACGGTGAGTGGGTGTAAGAGACGGATAATGAGGTGCAGCTCACAGAAGTAGGGCTGGTCCACGGTGAGTGGGTGTAAGAGACGGATAATGAGGTGCAGCTCACAGAAGTAGGGCTGGTCCATGGCCTCCCGGGCTGTGAGGCGGGCGTGGTGGTCGTAGCGCAGCAGCTTGTCCAGGAAGTCCAGAGCCTCGGTGCTCACCAGGTGCTGATTCTCACTGTGCACAAACCTCTCCCACCGTTTACGGGAATGTCTGGGTAACAAAAAGAGACTAAACGATCAGCAACAATACAACATGGACACAGCCTCTCCTCAAACCTCTCCCACCACTTGACAGAGCATAAATGGTCACACGGTAAGTGTTGGTGTGTTGCAGTTGGGTATGTTCTGAATCGCTGATCGACAAATCACCTTCCATCCCACATAACTACTCATGTGATTCTATGCCTCGCCTTGCTCAAACTGACAGATAGACGCAACACTAACACAACATCGAGATTTGAGATCAACCTACCTGCCCAGAATGTCGTTGAACCGTGGGTCTAGCTCGATGTTGTATTTATCGATGTAGTCATAAAGGTCTTCTGTGCCCAGGACTTTTGCGATTCGTACAAGCTGCAAAACAAACGAGACTGACATGCATTAAACACTGGGGGGCAGCACCTGCTGTCTGAACATCACTAGATATATAGAGGGGTTAGGATAAAGCAGTACACACATTAACATTGGACATGTGTGTACATCTCTTTGGGGGTTAAGGCCAGGTTACTATTAAAACACTGACACTTCAGTTAAAAGCACTATACAGATACAATGTAATTGATTGATATATAGTTTGGTTGATTTGACACGGTGGCTGAGCTCTCACCTGGTCGTAGTTGTCGTGTCCGTGGAAGAAAGGCTCCTTCCTGAAGATCATACTGGCCAGCATGCAGCCCAAGCTCCACATGTCTAAACTGTAGTCGTACATCTATATAGGGGCACAGTCAACAGGGAACGGCATCAGGGCACAGTCAACAGCACCGGGATAAATGTTCTAAAAAGCCAGAGAACTGCCTGACCTGGTAGTCGACTAGCAGCTCTGGACCCTTGAAGTATCGGGACGCCACTCGTACGTTGTACTCCTGAGCAGGGTGGTAGAACTCTGCCAAACCCCAGTCTATAAGGCGAAGCTAGAAACAACCAATCAACAGCTACATCACTAGAACCAAACAGCCAGGACTTTATAGTCAGAGAAAAATCAAACCAACACTCAGGACATTTTGTTCGAAACTTAACAGATATGCATGTGGGTGGAATACATGAATGGTTAATTGTGTATAGAGTATCAGATGTCTACACTTTCAAGTCGCAATGGAGGACAAAACCTTAAATAAAAATTATATATTACAAAAATAAACCAAAGACTATCTCTGAAATGTGTCTTACCTCAGGAGGAAACATGAAATATCCTACCAACTGAAtgaaaaggtaaaaaaaaaagtgtattgTCACACACACCGGATGGGTGCAGTGAtgggttgttttacagggtcagggaAAGTAGTACGGCACCTCTGGAGCAAatcagggttaagtgccttgatcaACAAATTGGCTAAATGCCTTGTGTGTCACAATTGGACCAATCACAGATGAGACCGGGTGCTTTGTGAACCAACTAAACAAGTCGCACACTGTGGGGCAATACTCCACCCATACGTTGGTCTTTGGTGGAGTAAGTTAGCCAATCAGGGAAAGAAGGGAGGGAAAAGGGAGAAATAGGCCAGTACCTTTCTGTGTTCGTGGTCAATCATAACGTTGTGTGGCTTGACGTCTCGGTGCATGATGCCCATACTGTGACAGTAGTCCAGGGCCTGTGGgtgggaacagagaggagagatgagagcagAAACAGCTGGGAACTGGCTCAGGTGAACTAGGACACAGAAAGTTGTGCAACGGGAAAAAAATGCCACGGTGTTCAGGTGAATAACAGGTCTCTCATGTATTCCAGCCAATTAAGCAGGGACAGTGGCCTTGTCAGTCATCTTTATGGCTGCATTAAGTCCTACCGATGTAAACAGAATGGAAAATACTTGGCCAACACCCATTGAGTATCATCGGTGGTGATGGTGTAATGATTCATTTGCTTTCCCACTGTCAGCATATAGCCCTACACAGCACTTAAACGGACTTAATAAGTCCTGAGATCACTACTAATCTATAGGCTAACAACCATGGACAGGGATTCCGATCCTTAATTCCGGATCTCTGACAGCTACTTTAGCTGATGTTTCACCAGCATCAGTGAGGCCAGGGAGAGAGCATCAGATATGCGAGAAGGCCAAGTCTGTGGGATAAGAACAGGAGCAGATGCTTTACCGTGCTTGTGGGCTGGGGAAAGCTTTCCGTTATCCAGCTTAGCACACTTTAGCTTGGCAGCACGTATCAACAAGGCTGCTaccactgagacagagctgcCATAGAGCAGAAAACCATGGTGAACCCTGTGACAGACCATTGTACTGTAATCCACCACCAGCCATTTATAGAGAAAAAGATGAAGACAAAAGTACAGTATCTTCCCATTGTCCTCAGAGTCATATTTGGTATATGCTTAATTTTtattaaaataaatataaaaccAGTAGGTTTTCATCCATCCATACAGGCTACATAATAAACTGAAGTCTCAGGCATAGTAGTTTTCCTGTAGCACCAGCGTGAGGAGCAACTGTGGTAGAAATACTATAGCTGAGCAGGGGTTGGGCTGAGAGTACAGAAAGGCACAATGTGTCAGGCCTGTCCACTCATAAATCGTCATGCTTTTAACACGTCTCCTACATATGGGTTGCCTCTTCCTCACCTGCTCAGCTCAGAGTTTCTGCTTGCCACAGTAAAGAGATTCCCTCAGCAGCGGCGACGGCTCAGTTAATTTAGTCAAGAACTACAACGAAATACACTCGTCAACTACCTATTTTTCCTGACAAAAACGAATGACTATAACAAGGCACCctggggaaaaaacgatttactAAATTACTATTTAAAATTACTTTTCATTTTAGTTCACGAAAACGCCACAAATCTCCTTTTCAACCGTTTTGTCCAATCATAAGGATGCATGGCTTCTCAGAATATTTAATACAATCCTCTCAATGGCTGATAACTTTTCAGTTGCGTGGGCTGCTTGAGCAAAGCAGGCTCTTCCACACACACAGTTCCAGGGAGGTCATTCAATCACTTGCCTCTTGAACTGCCACGAAGCCAGGGCACTTCAATTGCAACTTCCCTCAATTAGAAACAATATCTTTGCTTTCGTATAGGCAATTTCTGCTCTGATCACATGAGATCCATTTTGCCACATACGCCGTTATTCATCCGTTTTGCCACTCTCGAGGTCTGCAAATGAGAGCTGTGGTTCCCTTTATCCAATTGGAAAAACAAAATGCTATTTGCTGAATTTTAAGTGTACAGTAATACTTCAAGCATTGTTGGAAAGCTCAGATTCTACACCTTAATGAAATCACTGTTATTTACCCCCCTCAAACAGTTATGTAAATTGTTTAGCCTGTAGCCAAGGCTTTATAGCCTGTATGGTTATTATGGCTGGCATTGGTTACAATCTGCCACATCAATGTTGCCAGTTAAGGTATAAGAGTGGACAGTAGGCCTAGTTGGACAAGGCTATCTGATTATGCCAATGATGAACGTTAACGGCAAATATTCATTATTTAAAAATGGGAAGAAAATGCACTGTGACTAAAACTAGACAAATTGTCCAGCGTTTTAGTCGAACTAAAAACTAATGAAGGATAAAGTTGCTAAAACGTGACCAAGACTAAAACAATCTAACACAGCTGCCAAAATTAACACTGTAGCAGCTAGGGTAAATCCCCTCCCCCGTGGGAGAGAGACTGACTAGATGCTCCCCACCCTAGTCCTCCCTAAAGCTCTATAACATGTCCTAAATACAGTACAGGAACCGTGCATCAGAATGTAGGCTAATCTCAGAGGTGAATGCAAGGTACTGGCCTATACCCTACCGATGTCAGGCCATAATGTCATTGATGCAGCCTGACTCAACATAACAGTCCAGTACCAGGTGGATAATATGCTTGTGACATTTAATGTAAGTGGCAGGTgtcgtttacatccctgttagtgagcatttctcctttgccaagataatccatccacctgaccggaagctgattaaacggcatgatcattacacagggccaccttgtgctggggacaatataaggctactaaaatgtgcagttgtgtcacaacACAGTGCCACAGTTTTGCCAAATCTCAAATCCAATATTGGTGGCCAATATTGAGATGTATCGTGAGGCTACCCTGACGTATCTGAAATCACATGATCAATTGATTTTAACTGATCGTGAAACACAtgcagttacttgctgtataactatagaaatgtccttgtcacttagaaatgtctttgttttttaaagaaaagcacattttttgtccattaaaataattagtgtctagtttgagaaacagatgcctcaagtcctcaactggcagcttcattaaatagtacccacaaaacacccgtctcaaagtcaacagtgaagaggcgactacgggatgctggccttctaggcagagttcctctgtccagtgtctgtgttcttttgcccatctaaatcttctttttattggccagtctgagatatggctttttcattgcaactctgcctagaaggccagcatcccagagtcacctcttcactgttgacattgaaacTGGTGTTTTACacgtactatttaatgaagctgctagttgaggacttgtgaggcgtctgtttctcaaattagATATTCTAATGTGCggctcctcttgctcagttgtgcaccggggcctcccactctttctattccgGTTAgtgacagtttgcgctgttctggcaagggagtagtacacagtgttgtacgagatctgcagtttcttgacaatttctcacatggaataacattcatttctcagaacaaggacAGACTGACGAGTGACTGACGAGTGACTGACGAGAGTGAaaggtcattttgagcctgtaattgaacccacaaatgctaataATCCAGACcttgtctaaagaaggccagttatattgcttctttaatcagtacaacagttttcagctgtgctaacataattgcaaaagtgttttctaa
It includes:
- the zgc:86598 gene encoding STKc_CK2_alpha domain-containing protein, which translates into the protein MSGPVTSRSRVYPDVNTQRPREYWDYESHVVEWGNQDDYQLVRKLGRGKYSEVFEAINITNNEKVVVKILKPVKKKKIKREIKILENLRGGPNIITLLDIVKDPVSRTPALVFEHVNNTDFKQLYQTLSDYDIRFYMYEILKALDYCHSMGIMHRDVKPHNVMIDHEHRKLRLIDWGLAEFYHPAQEYNVRVASRYFKGPELLVDYQMYDYSLDMWSLGCMLASMIFRKEPFFHGHDNYDQLVRIAKVLGTEDLYDYIDKYNIELDPRFNDILGRHSRKRWERFVHSENQHLVSTEALDFLDKLLRYDHHARLTAREAMDQPYFYPIVKDQARMGSTSGLSTGSTPVSSSSMMTGITSMSSSQPLANVAGSPVISSPSALATQVPAAAGAQP